The sequence below is a genomic window from Streptomyces sp. B21-105.
CGTCGTCCGCGGCCTCGTCGCCGAGGTGCCCGCGCTCGACCCGGCCCGTGTCGACGACGTCTACTGGGGCGCGGCCAACCAGGCCGGCGAGGACAACCGCAACGTCGCCCGGATGGCCGCCCTGCTCGCCGGTCTGCCCGAGACCGTGCCCGGCGCCACGGTGAACCGGCTGTGCGCCTCCGGACTCGAGGCCGTGACGACCGCGGCCCGCACCATCGGCGCGGGCGAGGCCGACATCGTGATCGCGGGCGGCTCCGAGTCGATGAGCCGCGCCCCCTTCGTGCTGGCCCGCCCCGAGGAGGCCCTTCCGCATCGCGTCGAGACGGTGGACACGCGGCTCGGCTGGCGGCTGGTCAACCCCGCGATGAAGGACCTGCACGGCCTGCTGGCCATGGGCGAGACGGCCGAGGAGGTCGCCGTCCGGTACGGCATCACGCGCGAACGCCAGGACGAGTTCGCCCTGCGCAGTCACCGGCTGGCCGCGCGGGCCCGCGAGAGCGGCCACTTCGACGACGAGATGCTGCCGGTCCGGCGTCCGGACGGCGTGCTCGTCGAGGCCGACGAGGGCATCCGCGAGGACACCTCGTACGAGAAGCTGGCCCGGTTGAAGCCGGTCTTCCGGGAGGGCGGCACGGTCACCGCCGGCAACTCCTCGCCCATGAACGACGGCGCGGCGGGTCTGCTCCTGGTCAGCGAGGAGGCGCTCAACGAGCTGGGCCTCGAGTCACTGGGCCGCTATGTCGCCGGCGCCTCGGCCGGCGTCCACCCCGACGTGATGGGGCTCGGTCCGGTGCCCGCCACCCGCAAGGCGCTGGCCCGCGCGGAGTGGAACGTCGAGGACGTCCAGGAGGCCGAGTTCAACGAGGCGTTCGC
It includes:
- a CDS encoding thiolase family protein, with protein sequence MRPVHFAAARRTPVGRLRGALSSVRPDDLAAVVVRGLVAEVPALDPARVDDVYWGAANQAGEDNRNVARMAALLAGLPETVPGATVNRLCASGLEAVTTAARTIGAGEADIVIAGGSESMSRAPFVLARPEEALPHRVETVDTRLGWRLVNPAMKDLHGLLAMGETAEEVAVRYGITRERQDEFALRSHRLAARARESGHFDDEMLPVRRPDGVLVEADEGIREDTSYEKLARLKPVFREGGTVTAGNSSPMNDGAAGLLLVSEEALNELGLESLGRYVAGASAGVHPDVMGLGPVPATRKALARAEWNVEDVQEAEFNEAFAAQALACVDQLGIDPGLVNPSGGAIALGHPLGGSGARILATLLHRMRRTGAERGLATMCVGVGQGTAVLVERH